Proteins encoded within one genomic window of Pararhizobium capsulatum DSM 1112:
- a CDS encoding Hsp70 family protein: MTKALGFDFGTTNSVLAASQGETTQSLKFTSAAGTGDTMRTALSFTKHAKLGASAVKIEAGQAAIREFIDNPGEARFLQSIKTFAASPLFQGTLIFAKRHGFEDLMRAFVSRIADYAGNGWEGDYKRLVVGRPVRFAGSNPDEGLALERYNKALSTFDFPEIHFVYEPVAAAFYFAQSLKRDATVLVADFGGGTTDYSIIRFESRAGHLTAVPIGHSGIGVAGDHFDFRIIDNVISPLIGKGSQFRSFDKLLDVPTSYYANFGRWNQLSIFKTLKDFADLKQLVRSAVEPEKLERFIDLVDHDEGYPLYQAISAAKMRLSSEEETEFHFAPLGEESRRTIRRSDFEDWIAPDIERIETALDEVFTTTGTKPADIDKVFLTGGTSFVPAVRRLFENRFDKGDIESGGELLSIAHGLALIGERDDIDRWTAMAA, translated from the coding sequence ATGACCAAAGCGCTAGGCTTCGATTTCGGAACGACAAATTCCGTACTGGCTGCCTCCCAGGGAGAAACAACCCAGTCTCTGAAATTCACCAGCGCAGCCGGCACCGGCGACACGATGCGCACGGCGCTTTCGTTTACCAAGCATGCAAAGCTTGGCGCCTCCGCGGTGAAAATCGAGGCGGGACAGGCGGCGATTCGTGAATTCATCGACAATCCCGGCGAAGCTCGCTTTCTGCAATCGATCAAGACCTTTGCTGCCAGCCCACTCTTCCAGGGCACGTTGATCTTTGCCAAGCGTCATGGTTTCGAGGATCTGATGCGCGCCTTCGTCAGCCGCATCGCCGACTATGCCGGCAACGGCTGGGAGGGCGATTACAAGCGCCTCGTCGTCGGCCGTCCCGTACGTTTTGCCGGCAGCAATCCCGATGAAGGCCTGGCGCTGGAGCGTTACAACAAGGCGCTTTCGACCTTCGATTTTCCCGAAATCCACTTCGTCTACGAACCCGTGGCGGCGGCCTTCTATTTCGCCCAGAGTTTGAAGCGGGACGCGACCGTGCTGGTTGCCGACTTCGGCGGCGGCACCACCGACTACTCGATCATCCGCTTCGAGAGCCGTGCCGGTCATCTGACAGCCGTTCCCATTGGCCATTCCGGCATTGGCGTCGCAGGTGATCATTTCGATTTTCGTATTATCGACAATGTAATCTCGCCGCTGATCGGCAAGGGCAGCCAGTTCCGCAGCTTCGACAAGCTTCTCGATGTTCCAACCAGCTACTACGCCAATTTCGGCCGCTGGAACCAGCTCTCGATCTTCAAGACGCTGAAGGATTTTGCCGACCTCAAACAATTGGTGCGCTCGGCGGTCGAGCCGGAAAAGCTGGAGCGCTTCATCGATCTGGTCGACCATGATGAAGGCTACCCGCTCTACCAGGCGATCTCCGCCGCCAAGATGCGGCTTTCGAGCGAAGAGGAAACCGAATTTCATTTCGCGCCGCTCGGCGAGGAAAGCCGTCGCACGATCCGCCGCTCCGATTTCGAAGACTGGATCGCGCCGGATATCGAGCGCATCGAAACTGCTCTGGACGAGGTGTTCACGACAACCGGCACGAAGCCGGCCGATATTGACAAGGTGTTCCTCACCGGAGGCACGTCCTTCGTGCCTGCCGTCCGCCGCCTGTTCGAGAATCGTTTCGACAAGGGCGACATCGAAAGCGGCGGCGAGCTTCTGTCAATCGCGCACGGTCTGGCGCTGATCGGCGAGCGTGACGACATCGATCGCTGGACGGCGATGGCGGCGTGA
- a CDS encoding electron transfer flavoprotein-ubiquinone oxidoreductase yields MTEALELPERESMEFDVVIVGAGPAGLSAAIRLKQVNPELSVVVLEKGAEVGAHILSGAVVDPIGIDRLLPGWREEADHPFKTEVTDDQFLLLGPAGSIRLPNFAMPPLMNNHGNYIVSLGNVCRWLATKAEELGVEIYPGFAAAEVLYNDRGAVIGVATGDMGIEKNGEPGPNFARGMELLGKYTLISEGVRGSIAKQLIAKYELSKDREPQKFGIGIKELWQVKPENHKQGLVQHSFGWPLGMKTGGGSFLYHLEDNLVAVGFVVHLNYKNPYLYPFEEFQRFKTHPAIRGTFEGGKRISYGARAITEGGYQSVPKLSFPGGALIGCSAGFVNVPRIKGSHNAVLSGMLAADRIAAAIEAGRANDEVIEIENDWRSSDIGKDLKRVRNVKPLWSRFGTAIGVALGGLDMWINQIFGTSPFTLKHGKTDAASLEPASRHKKIDYPKPDGVLTFDRLSSVFLSNTNHEEDQPVHLKVKDMELQKRSEHDIFAGPSTRYCPAGVYEWVEKDGEEIFVINAQNCVHCKTCDIKDPNQNINWVPPQGGEGPVYPNM; encoded by the coding sequence ATGACCGAGGCGCTTGAGCTTCCCGAACGCGAAAGCATGGAATTCGACGTTGTGATCGTCGGTGCCGGGCCTGCGGGGTTGTCTGCGGCGATCCGATTGAAGCAGGTCAATCCGGAACTCTCGGTCGTCGTGCTCGAAAAGGGCGCCGAAGTCGGCGCGCATATTCTTTCCGGGGCCGTCGTCGATCCGATCGGCATCGACCGCCTGCTGCCCGGCTGGCGCGAGGAGGCTGACCATCCGTTCAAGACCGAAGTGACGGACGACCAGTTCCTGCTGCTCGGCCCCGCCGGCTCGATCCGCCTGCCGAACTTCGCCATGCCGCCGTTGATGAACAATCATGGCAACTACATCGTCTCGCTGGGCAACGTCTGTCGCTGGCTCGCCACCAAGGCGGAGGAGCTTGGCGTCGAGATTTATCCGGGCTTTGCCGCCGCTGAGGTGCTTTACAATGACCGGGGCGCCGTCATCGGCGTCGCCACCGGCGACATGGGCATCGAGAAGAACGGCGAGCCTGGCCCGAACTTCGCCCGCGGCATGGAACTGCTCGGCAAGTACACGCTGATATCAGAGGGCGTGCGCGGCTCGATAGCCAAGCAGTTGATCGCAAAGTATGAGCTTTCCAAGGACCGCGAGCCGCAGAAGTTCGGTATCGGCATCAAGGAACTCTGGCAGGTCAAGCCCGAGAACCACAAACAGGGTCTGGTGCAGCATTCCTTCGGCTGGCCGCTCGGCATGAAGACCGGTGGTGGCTCGTTCCTCTATCACCTCGAAGACAATCTGGTTGCCGTCGGTTTCGTTGTGCACCTGAACTACAAGAACCCCTACCTCTATCCGTTCGAGGAATTCCAGCGCTTCAAGACGCATCCGGCAATTCGCGGCACCTTCGAGGGCGGCAAGCGCATCTCCTACGGCGCCCGCGCCATCACCGAGGGCGGCTACCAGTCGGTGCCGAAGCTGTCGTTCCCCGGCGGCGCGCTGATCGGCTGTTCCGCCGGTTTCGTCAACGTGCCCCGCATCAAGGGCAGCCACAATGCCGTGCTGTCTGGCATGCTGGCAGCAGACCGGATCGCGGCCGCAATCGAGGCTGGTCGCGCCAATGACGAAGTTATCGAGATCGAGAACGACTGGCGCTCAAGCGACATCGGCAAGGATCTGAAGCGGGTGCGCAACGTCAAGCCGCTATGGTCGCGCTTCGGCACGGCGATAGGCGTGGCGCTCGGCGGTCTCGACATGTGGATCAACCAGATTTTCGGGACTTCGCCCTTCACACTGAAGCATGGCAAGACGGATGCCGCCTCGCTGGAACCGGCGTCCAGGCACAAGAAGATAGACTACCCGAAGCCGGATGGCGTTCTCACCTTCGATCGCCTGTCGTCAGTGTTCCTGTCCAACACCAACCACGAGGAAGACCAGCCGGTCCATCTCAAGGTGAAGGACATGGAGCTGCAGAAGCGCTCCGAACATGACATCTTTGCCGGTCCCTCGACCCGCTACTGTCCGGCCGGCGTCTATGAATGGGTGGAAAAAGACGGCGAGGAGATCTTCGTCATCAACGCCCAGAACTGCGTGCACTGCAAGACCTGCGACATCAAGGACCCCAACCAGAACATCAACTGGGTGCCTCCGCAGGGTGGCGAGGGGCCGGTCTATCCGAATATGTGA
- a CDS encoding type II toxin-antitoxin system VapC family toxin, whose product MILLDTSVWIDHLRQQEQQLKPLLERNQIATHSFVIGELALGSMPRYDIILRSLAELPQVKVASDQEVLWLIKQHALQGSGIGYVDAHLLASTKLMPDGKLWSRDKRLSRIADELGIGYAE is encoded by the coding sequence GTGATCCTGCTCGACACCTCAGTATGGATAGATCACCTTCGACAACAAGAGCAGCAACTCAAGCCTCTTCTTGAGCGCAACCAGATTGCCACTCATTCCTTCGTCATTGGCGAGTTGGCCCTCGGCTCCATGCCGCGTTATGATATCATTCTTCGTTCACTTGCCGAGTTACCCCAGGTCAAGGTCGCCAGCGATCAGGAGGTTTTGTGGCTTATCAAGCAACATGCCCTGCAAGGAAGCGGCATCGGTTATGTGGACGCCCATTTGCTGGCGTCTACAAAATTGATGCCAGACGGGAAGCTTTGGAGCCGCGACAAGCGGCTCTCACGGATCGCCGATGAGCTTGGCATCGGTTACGCCGAGTAG
- a CDS encoding type II toxin-antitoxin system VapB family antitoxin gives MRTTVNLDDDLMARAEEVTGIKERSALLKEALRRLIQNEAARRLFALGGSAPEIQAPSRRRWNVDGSWAGSTGGESE, from the coding sequence ATGCGGACGACCGTGAACCTGGATGATGATTTGATGGCCCGGGCGGAGGAAGTGACGGGTATCAAGGAACGCTCGGCTCTCCTGAAGGAAGCCCTGAGACGGCTGATCCAGAATGAGGCCGCTCGACGGCTCTTCGCGTTAGGAGGAAGCGCCCCGGAGATTCAAGCCCCCTCTCGGCGGCGATGGAATGTTGACGGGAGCTGGGCCGGATCGACCGGAGGCGAGAGCGAGTGA
- a CDS encoding DoxX family protein, which produces MPSFIQSVTSSAAFGYFARTVLTYMFWASGLAKLIDFNAGVSEMAYFGLEPALLFNIAVIITQIGGSALIIANRWTWLGAGALAVFTALTIPIAHTFWLMDEPIKTVEFYVVMEHITVIGALMVVAWKSALEPQATTPDARVFAKV; this is translated from the coding sequence ATGCCTTCCTTCATTCAATCAGTGACCAGCAGCGCCGCCTTCGGCTACTTTGCACGCACTGTTCTTACCTACATGTTCTGGGCCAGTGGTCTGGCAAAGCTGATCGACTTTAATGCCGGGGTCTCTGAGATGGCATATTTCGGCCTCGAGCCGGCACTTCTCTTCAACATAGCCGTCATCATAACGCAGATCGGCGGTTCGGCCCTGATCATCGCAAATCGCTGGACCTGGCTCGGCGCGGGTGCGCTGGCCGTTTTTACCGCGCTGACGATCCCGATTGCCCATACCTTCTGGTTGATGGATGAACCGATCAAGACAGTCGAATTCTATGTCGTGATGGAGCACATCACTGTCATCGGCGCGCTGATGGTCGTTGCCTGGAAATCTGCATTGGAACCGCAGGCAACCACCCCGGACGCGCGCGTCTTCGCCAAGGTTTGA